The Synergistaceae bacterium genome window below encodes:
- the acpS gene encoding holo-ACP synthase, with the protein MIRGIGVDLCDIERMKKAVGRSGFLKRIFSEEEIDYAERKAVPAAHYAGAFAAREALAKAGRWGIAKMGLESCSIRRTEFGPEFIFTEEFSARLKAEKIDNVFLSISHEGNIAAAMVVLEGEQ; encoded by the coding sequence ATGATACGGGGCATCGGCGTTGACCTTTGCGACATAGAACGCATGAAAAAAGCTGTCGGACGGAGCGGTTTTCTGAAGCGCATCTTTTCAGAAGAAGAGATCGACTATGCAGAGAGAAAAGCTGTCCCCGCAGCTCATTATGCCGGTGCGTTTGCTGCACGAGAGGCCCTTGCAAAGGCCGGAAGATGGGGCATTGCGAAGATGGGGTTGGAGTCATGCAGCATCAGGCGCACAGAGTTCGGACCGGAATTCATATTTACAGAAGAATTTTCGGCGAGGCTGAAAGCCGAAAAGATAGACAATGTGTTTTTAAGTATTTCTCATGAGGGCAACATTGCGGCTGCGATGGTCGTGCTGGAGGGGGAACAGTGA